CCATGGAGAGGCCGCGCGGATGCTCGACGGCCTGCTGGATGGCGCCCTTGGTGATCTCGTGGAAGACGACCCGGTCGACGGCCTTGTCGCCGAGGCTGTTGCGCTCGCGCAGCAGTTCGGTCAGATGCCAGGAAATGGCCTCGCCTTCGCGGTCCGGGTCAGTCGCCAGTACCAGCCGGTCCGCCTTTTTCAGCGCCCGCTCGATCGCCTGCACGTGGCGTTCGTTGCGCTCGATGACCTGGTAGTGCATCTCGAAGCCGTGCTCGGGATCGACCGCGCCCTCTTTCGGCACGAGGTCGCGCACATGCCCATAGGACGCCATGACCTCGAAATCCTTGCCGAGGTACTTCTTGATGGTCTTGCCCTTGGCGGGCGATTCGACGATGACGAGATTGCTGGCCATGGATACCGTTCAATAGTCGGCGCGCGGGCGCGGATCCGGACACGCATGGGATGAGGCGGGGCCGGAAGTGGGGGTCAGTCTAGAGGCGTGGATGCGGATTTCCAATCCCGACCGCATGACGGGGCATTCACGCCCGCTGATACAGCCCGCCCGGCGCGACCCGTATGGCCCCCTCCAGTTCCAGCCGCAGCAGCATGGACGCGACCGCCGAAGTATCCAGTCCGCTGGCCGCCGCGAGCTCATCCACGCCGCGCGGTTCCCAGTCGACGCAGGCGAGCAGGCGGCCGTATTCCGGGTCTTGTGCATGGGAGGGCGCGCTCCCGCCGGCTCCTTTCTCCTGAACATCCTCGTCAGCGGCCGCGGGCGACGCAAGGCGCCAATGGTCGCCCAGCAGGTTGGCGATTTCTTCCAGCACGTCATCCCCGGTCTCGACCAGTTTTGCCCCCTGGCGGATCAGCCGGTGACAGCCCCGCGCTACCGGATTGTGGATCGAGCCCGGGATGGCGAATACCTCGCGACCCTGCTCCAGCGCGAGTCGCGCCGTGATCAGCGAGCCGCTGCGCACGGCCGCCTCGACCACGAGCGTACCGATGCTGTTCCCGGCCAGAATCCGGTTGCGGCGCGGGAAGGCCTCGCGCGAGGGGCGGGTGCCGATCGGCAGCTCCGAGACGAGAGCCCCCTCGACGGCGATGCGACGCGCGAGATCGGCGT
This genomic window from Halofilum ochraceum contains:
- the dprA gene encoding DNA-processing protein DprA, whose product is MEGVDGWLRIVHAPGVEPVRARELLERFGSPAGIATASGDQLAAARIPAPAIEVLQRRTTPAGIERDLEWAAADHARYLIPLDDPRYPGALAGIGDPPPVLYVLGDPEVLNMPGLAVVGSRHPTPSGRETAYDFARHLAGAGLVIASGLALGIDGAAHEGALAGGGITCAVAGTGLDRIYPARHADLARRIAVEGALVSELPIGTRPSREAFPRRNRILAGNSIGTLVVEAAVRSGSLITARLALEQGREVFAIPGSIHNPVARGCHRLIRQGAKLVETGDDVLEEIANLLGDHWRLASPAAADEDVQEKGAGGSAPSHAQDPEYGRLLACVDWEPRGVDELAAASGLDTSAVASMLLRLELEGAIRVAPGGLYQRA